GACGCCACCATTCAGGATTGTGATGTGTAAAAAGGTACGGCTCCCAATAGGGTTTTAATTTTTCTGGTATGATGCTCTCAAATTCCTCCTTTACACCTGGGACAACAATCCCAATTTGTCCACCCGGCTTTAAATATCCAACTATATTAGATAAATACATTTCTTCTGTGCCAAAATAATGATAAGCATCCAAACTGATGATAGCATCAAAGAAATCGTGTGCAAAAGGCAAATCGTGAGCCTCCGCATGTATAGGATAGACCAAACTTGACACACCCGATTCTTTGATTCTAAGCCAATTTTCAGTCGCACTTATCCATAAATCAGTTGCCCAAACATGTACTCCAAACTCTTTGGCAAGGAAGATAGAACTTACTGCTTTACCGCAACCTAAATCAAGAATCTGCATACCTGGCTTTAGATCAATTGATTCTGATAGATATTCCGCAAGCCAAGCTGAACTAGGTCCCATTTCATTTTCATTTAGCCACTCAATATCGTACTTGGATGATAGAGGGAACTGCTCAAGGGTGAGTGCTTTCTGTAGCTGTTCTTTTTCAACCAATGTTATCAACCTCTTAACGAATAAACATGGGGATGTTCACGTGGGCTAATAACCACGTTTGACAATTAGCCAAGTTGTTACACCATGATTATTCTTGCGCATTACCAGGTAATTCTTTTCCTATCTGGTCATCTGGCGCTAATACAAGTAGAAGTAACATATCGGCACCGGCTTGAGTTTTCCCTTTGATCTGTTTTCTAATCAGTTTCTCTATATAGGATATAACCGCATCTACCTTTTCAATAAGTTTACTTAGATTTACTGATTCAAATAGCGTTGAGTTCTATCATATCATAGGTGGTTTTGGTTCTTTACCTACGGGATTGATAATCGGAATCTGTCGTGCGAATACCGTTCCAGGAGCCAGAGAACAGGTGTACCATAAATCGTTTGTTGGATTCGGTATAGCCACCCAACTTAAGGTTCCCCATACTGGTAGCTCCTTACTGATTAGATTACTGATCTCATTATTGAGGTGCTGGACAGTATTTCGTGAAGCCTCAACTTTTTCAGCCTCTCTAAATAACAGATTTAGACTCGGAGTATTTTGCTTGACCCCTCGCATTTGTCTCAACAACCCGCATAATCGATACACAGAGTCGATAATAGCCCAGGCATCTGAAGTGGCACGTACTGTTAAAACGCCTATACGGACTTTTTTCTTCTGAATCACGCTATTTGCTAATGTGAGCAAGGTCTT
The DNA window shown above is from Dehalococcoidales bacterium and carries:
- a CDS encoding methyltransferase domain-containing protein, translated to MVEKEQLQKALTLEQFPLSSKYDIEWLNENEMGPSSAWLAEYLSESIDLKPGMQILDLGCGKAVSSIFLAKEFGVHVWATDLWISATENWLRIKESGVSSLVYPIHAEAHDLPFAHDFFDAIISLDAYHYFGTEEMYLSNIVGYLKPGGQIGIVVPGVKEEFESIIPEKLKPYWEPYLFTHHNPEWWRQLWSRSGVVTIEVADTMPHGYDVWLRWDKTLKEAGILKRSGDVEMLETDGGNFTFTRIVARKN